The Plasmodium vinckei vinckei genome assembly, chromosome: PVVCY_08 genome contains the following window.
TATTTAgcttataatattaatttaattataatattaaaatgacacaaataaaaatatatgcattacaATAAACTTAATTGTCCATGAgctaatatataaataagtttGGTATGTATAGTATTTTAGCTATTCATTATTTCAATTTATACCCCACATTCATATTCATAATATGAAATACGGCACTCATTATAACTTGTCTATTATGTGTAATAGTTTTATTGCATTATAGAATTTCGTAATTTTTCTCCTTAACTATTTCTTACATATATTTGGCTATCATCCTTAATATTGATTcctatttgtatatatataattaaattaacaaataaaaaaatcaaaaattattttttttatcccCTTCATAATTTCTGCATTCCTTAGTGTCATTATTACCTTCGTTACCATATGCATtatttaatgatatatCCATATCAAAAGAACTACAATTAATTTCTGAATTTGTTAACGCAcattctaaaaaaaaatttccttccttatgaatatatgtatCATCGTCAACATTTGTTATAAGATTATTGATATAGCTATTGTTATTTAAAGTATTTAATTTCCTGATGGAATTTTTATCAGTGTCCTTTTCTACAATTATCGAGTTTACTTGCATATCATTTTCgttaatatgaaaattattaacacataattttatttcgttTTTTACCTGCACATTGCTAATATTTACATGCCCTATATTACTATTACCATCCACATGTTTACATTCACCATCTTGCATACAACATAATGTGTTGCTTTGATTTCGGTTATTATTTTGCccacattttatattgttacAATTTCGATTATTTTCAGTTTCGTCATTATTTGTGCAATTACAATTTGAATAATTGTTTGTATTTACATTTCCTTCGTTCATTTCTTGCATATCTTTAGTTACATAATTAGTAGAAGCATCATCGCAATTTTCCTTTTcgttatcattattataattttcctcATGCCTGTTAAAACagctattatttatatttagcAATTTGTTGCTAGGCCCATATGAACTTTCATTAGTAACATTATTCATTTCTTTTTGGATATTTTCACCATCACGTTTTGTATATGtagttttatttaatcTTTTGCTTGAATTTGAATAATCCGAATAATTTCCTTTTTCCCTTCCACTACCCCTTACATAATTATTCAATGCCCTGTCATTATTCAGTTTTTCATCGTTTCCATTTAAACCATTTCTATATTCTACTAacaaatcattttttgttattttcctatccattattatattagatgtattcatttttttatttaagcAATATGAGttactttttttgttgTATTTTCCATCGTCACTTTTATTAAACTTagaaaattttttcatataatgcATGTCTAATAAGGAGTTTGTATTTGTGTTTTGATGATTACCTTGCATATATTCactcattttattaaaatattctttgCTTTCATTTGTCAAGCAACTACTATGCCTATTATTTGGACAacaatttatgtttttagAAATTTTCTGAGCATTTCCAAATTCGCTTTTTGTGTGGTTGCCCATATTTTCTGGGTTTTTACTCTCTTCATTATTAcagatatttattttgttataatGCGTGCTAGCCGTTTCTATATTGTTATCAGCATTAACACTATAATGATCTTCTCTTTTCATATTTACCTGCGAATCAAAAtcgttattattttgttctgattttttataagtattgtcatggaaataattttctcGAATTAACCGATTTGTTTTATGATCAAAATCATGATTCTGCATATTCGTAAAAGAATTATTGTTTAAACacatttcatttttcgGAATTTCAGAACCatcatttttcattttcgttaaaagcatattatatttattatttttcttttcatttGATATGCAATAAtgtctttttatttcttttccttttaggacatattttttattggaattcttttttaaaacatgcccatatatttttttcttttcgcTAGCTAAATGCATATTGTCcagattattttttgtagaactttcatcattatccagagtttttgtaaaatttatactatcaatatttttctcatcataattttttcccaCATTTTGATTAAAGCCGGTTTTGCAAAAGCTTTCTTGCtcattattcattttatttttcgtAGAGATAAAATTTGGGGGaatgatatttatattcttattaTCTCCTTTGTACATATCTTCATCATTATCACGATAATGTATTTCGCTAGTCAcgttattatttatgttttttgaATGAGATCTAGTATTTTTTCTCATATTGTTACTATTAACAAGAGAGaaagtattattatttgtaaaagCAGTTCCATTATTTGCATCAGAACAAACTATACTATAGCTTGCACCCTCATCATCCATAAAATTATCAGCAATAATTGATTTATCAGATGAGTTAGTATTtccattaaataaatataactttttcattctatttttttgattatcatatacatatatataatatgaattttctatatttttttgtttttcttgTCTTAAACTTTcatgttttaatttatcataaagctttttatctattttttgataatatcCATATGGATCtgaaataataacattgtcaaaataatttaaaataaaattgtaaaaacaTCTAAAAccaatattttcatcatatcCATGTATTTCTTTAACACTAAGCCCcgataaataatttaatatttcattgCTAATTATTTGCCCTGGTACTAATACAGGAAAACCAGGAGGGTAAGGAATAATAAAGCTAGCTGACACTACCATTTCATTATGCTTCACTCGTTCTTTTAAATCTgccattaatatatattctacATAATCTTCTTCATAAGCTAGATAAAAAGCTTTTCTCAAATCACCTTctctattaaaaatattactatCTTTACCATTCGAATccttatacttttttttgaacAAAGGATGAAAATCACTAAACTGAGATAATTCAATGTAATTATAAACTAAGTTATATACACTTTCATTAAAGTGATTCAAATCTCtttcattaaataatgtttttttttgatctAATTCTTGAGAAATTAAAGATAAACaacttttcaaaaataagcATGAAGAACCAGTGGTACCAATATTTGTCTGAAATAATACACTATTAATAGACgtcttatttatttgtattccATATTTGTCCATTAGCCATTTTACTTTAAATGTATCACCGTCAATTCCGGAATATCCAGTAAATAGCGTTATTCTTGTTGGGTCTAAAACAAATTCATCTTCACTTAACCAAGAACATTCAAAATATTCcagaaaattattaatactaTTTGATTTGCTACATAATTTAtctttatcatatatatcaatttCATCGCAGTCATCACTACTTTCACTGTCACTGCATCTACTACGAGTTTCGTCATTAACCttatcaatattttcattctttATACAATCTGCGCACACACATTTTACGGTATTTTCATCACAATTGCTACTACTATCATTTGTTattgaatttatatatttataactttcattttttttatttatactcTTTTTGTTCGTTGTTTTCTCAACTTCATTTCCCATTTTTCTATCTTTGTATTGCTCATTTTCGAAATTTGATGTACAATTTATTGTATCTTCACCATTTATGTTCCTTTcgtcatttttatcattacaTTTCTTGAAATTATTCATTTCATTTTCGCCGTTATTTCTATTAGATATTATTCCATTATTAGGCAAATCATTAGAGGGGCATACATTATTTCCAAGTttgtttttcatataaGTATTTCCCACATATCCTTGATTAATGCATTCAGATGGTGGAATgttatttgaattattcCTATGTGCATTGCATTTCATATTTCCAAGCGGTTCTGACATACCTCCTTTAGCGTGCTTACTAGAAATACAAGAATAACTGGCATTGGCACTGTTATATCTGGAACTGTAGGAATCATGATCCATGAGAAATTGCTTCTGGGTGTTTATTTCATCATGTTGATTTCTATCATTATCACTTTCTTTTTCGTGATCTCTATTTTTCTTgcctttttttgttttttttctgtgattgtgctttttttttccatttctcCTATTTGTATTTCCAGCATTCATATAAGCAATGCAACATTGCCTCAAACTATCAGGTATTAAATCATCCTCATTCAAAATTCTAAAATATCTAGATATCATAGGATCTTCACTTAATTCACGccttattaaaaatgctGCTTCTACTTGTTTTTCTACTAACCCATATCCTTCTAATTCCATCTGAGCCCGTCCTGCATCTAAAGTTGCTAAAATCTGATAATTAGGGGATGTTGACATATGCGTATAATATGCTTCTTTAAAAGGTGTATATGCATCAGATTCAAAATTATCATCACTTATTAATATGACACTGCCCTGTCTTAAGGATGTCAACGATTTGTGTATCGATTGAGTTGCATATACTCTGACTTTATATTCTGCAGGATTTGGATATAATCGCGTTTTAAGTAATGTATCACTGGGTACATCATTTAGACTTTTTACATTaccaaatttttttaacaatttgttatgtattttataatataattttttatgttctTTACTTCTCATTTTTTCAGCTACAGCCATAGCTGTTCTAAATTTTAGAATTGGGTGGAAACAAGCATAAGCAAACCATGCttcatcaaataaaaatatcaaatcCGATTTAATCGCTAAGCACTCTTCCATAACTCTTTTTACATTGTAAACGATTCCATCAAATGTGCAATTTGtcaatattatcatttttacaaGATGCAATTTATTACTATTCCTATATTCTAGTAAGGTCTTTTTAATTACATATATCGGTATTGCACCATATATTCCGTATCGAGATATTGGGTATGGATCTAAATAACAAGGTAATGCTTGGCATAAAACAAATCCATAATGATGTGATTTGTGGCATGCTCTATCAACTAATATTATATCCCCTGGTTTAACTAATGCTTGcataacaattttattagaGCTAGATGTACCATTAGTAACGAAAAAGCAATATTTACTACCATATGCCCTTGCAGCCATTATCTGTGCTTCCTTTAATGATCCATGTGGATCTAAAAGGGAATCTAAACCACCACAAGTTGCACTAGATTCAgctttaaataaattaaccCCATAAAAATCGAGTAAAGATTGTATCCATCTGCTCCTTCTTACACTATTGCCTTTACTTATAGCTAATGCGTGAAATACACCTATAGGTCTTTctgcatataattttagcgcattaaaaaatggcgtttttatttttttttttactccATCTAATATAGACTCATGCAAATCACTATGATCATCATGTGTTGTAAAaattcttattattttattatttacagaTCTTAATTTATCTAATGTTATAGATGTACAAacacaaaatatatctaCAGAACTTCTAATATAAGCTAtacttttaattaatattactaAACTATTATATccctttttcattttttctaaagGAGCAGATACCAATTGATCATAACCTAACACAAAATCACCGATATCGAACTTGTagtcattttttaaaaaaatacgatTTCTCGTCAAATTTTTGTCTCCAATATTAGATGTGTTGTTTCGGGCACTATTCCATCTACTGCTATTGCTGCTTCTATCATCACTTCTAGTTTCGTCTCTATTAATACAATTGTTGCTAGTAGTTTCACCATCGTTGCTATTTATGCCATCTCGGCTATTtcttgattttttttcactcaTCTTTGTGTGATCATTGTTACTTGCACCACATGATATACCCCCGTTATTCATAACATTGTTATAGcacatattttgttttgctttaaaattatttggcatattataattcattatataatttttatttaatgaattgttatcattaaaattaaaaaatagattgttgttattattactatcattttttgtttcatcatctattattaaattgtcTACTAATACTACAGATAAAATTTGTGGATTTATTAGACAAGCTAATAATGCTTCTTTTGCATTATTTACTTcaactattttatattctaattttttattattattttgatttgaAAATCGGTTTTGCTCATActgtaaaaatttatttaattcacATGATAAGTCAGAATTGAAATAAttgctattattattattactattataatTGTTATTAGTATTcatgtttatattattattgttaatgttcaagttattattatgatattCTTCTCTTTTACCTGACACTATCaatgtgtaaaaaaattgactATCGTCATTTACTTTCCCGCTTGTTACTGATAAActtgataatatttctcCAATCTTATTTGAAacttctttatattttttgtcattTATTAAGCTTATTATGTCTTGTAAAGCATTTTTCGCTTCTTCACCCCAATATACTTCTATTTCTTCTaaacaatttattataaaataaattaattcaaCATTTACTTTATTAACATAAAGCATAAGAGCTTCCCATAATTTTATTCGTAATGAACATACATTTGTAGCattgttaatattaatatatttctctagcaaatcaatattttcatatttattcctTCTTCTCAtcctttttaaaattactGACTTATTTTGTTTCAAATTAAATGGATATGTATCAAATTGATTCTTTCTTTCTTTATCAAGGTAAACCCCAGATTCTGTATCTATATCCATCGTGCTGTTATTTGTATTCATATAATCATTCTCTGTATTCCTATTTTCAAACATATTGTTTCCATACATTATATTGTCTTCGCTACAAACCTTGGCATTATTTGGGGAATCCAtttaatactttttttttaatttacaaTAAAGTGGTCGTAGTacgtacatatatatatgtataaatacaCGTGCGCTTGTTTATTCAATATCCAAGAAGACattgaaaattaaaacGTTTGATATTtcaataatgaaaatatgatatataacTATTTGTTCAAAAGGCGTGaatgtgaaaaaaacactttttattttgataattgCATGCACACCtgtacatatatgtatatattcgTATGATATGTGGAAATTATACGCTTTCCTAACGACAATAAAAGTACATACGTATGATCAAAGACACTATCTTATTTACATTACGACGcaaaatattcaaataatgaaatacataaaaaatatgactaCTGTggcaaatataaaagtattAGTAAAAAGCGAAATCaaacttataaatatatatatgtctttttataaattgaAATAACCCCGTCTTATTCTtcttattcaaaaaattacacacgcatatataatattttttggatTTTCACAGGCATTTTTCTTCTTCCACTTTGTAatgtctatatttttttttaaatataaaattatcaaaaaaaattatttatccTTCATTAATTGGCAATTGCTCTATTAAAAGGAATTGTGAATAGtgtgtataaataaaaatacaaatacacaattatatgaatatgggaatatgcatatatatataagaatatataCAGATTCAAAGTAAAATCGCCTTAAAGACAAAGTATTTAAACAACATAAAGTAAAATACTAATacgttaaaaaaaataaaaagcatcaatattataaatatattatgtatatttaacttattttaaatatcaCAACCAAAGAAATGCAATTATTACTCGGTTGAAAAtgtatctttatttttttttaagctcatttaatgtttttgttgtttttttcatttcagCGAAAGTAATTAATAAGTGTGAggaaattttataatttttataaaaatatcgtaatttatttatggttttaattttaaaaaatatatgtagaatttattgaaattaattatacaCTTATAATTAATGTAATATAAAGTTTATTTTGCAGTTATCCATACAAAAAAGCATgaaaattgaaaatgtattatgcatatatacacattatatttttaagcaTAAAACatgttttttcttctttcttattaaatttacatGAATGGTTTGATGATAATGGATGTGTATTAtagttaataaaatatccacattatatgttaaattaatttatttttattattatttttttgtgcttaattatttatatatttctcaAACCACGACATGAGACATAAAAAACGCcctaaaataaatatgcagCGACATGTGTAAactaatattttctttctttaGAATAACAATGAATATTATGGaatataagaataaaaataaaaacaatgcgatacaatataattattaataaatgtacACATATATGCCCAAAGTTCATGCATGTGTAAacacattaaaaaaaaattagtagCAATTgctttatatgaaaaacgGGAAAATTCGTAATTCACACTGAACTAATACACATTATCAAAGCTGTTAATATTctacatatattaacacATGTGTTTCTATaagcatttatttttttcaatttatatttttaatgaatggtgaaattttccatatgcacggaaaatttttttttaatattataatttgtggatataagttttaataaatttttgagcaaatattatatacgtATTAACACATATTctctattaaaaaaatacgcACATATTTTCTAAGATGAAATAtgtgtaatatattttttataatatccaaattatgaaataatttcCACGTAGCTTTTAGCAACATACTGTTTTTTATGAGTGTaggatatatatgtaaGATCATACGTGAACATACCATTTTAACTAAACCGAAAACCAagccatttttttatatattacctttttatatattgttttagtGATaacctttttaatatatgtttgtaTAACTTATGTTATGAGGAATTTAGTAAAATGTTATACCTTTCTCTTTAATTTGCGCAATTTCTGGTGATTACACTTTTGTGTGTTTCGTTCATTCAGGTTTAAACGgttatattcattaataatatagaataCCTTATATTGAGCATACTTCATTTATCTATTAAACAAATTTCCTACATACCTCAGTTTCAAATATAAAccaaaattaattaaatgtatataatattcatatcatattacaatatttattttattaatatatcgTATTTTTTACCTATACAATTTATAATTGACccgtatatatttatgtaaaatatatcatttagaatatatgcaaaaaaaaaaataaacttttCAATTTGTTTACTAAATAAGTTATTAATCAttagtaatatatttttatattttaaataaaaaattgttaatataaataatatttcacatttaaaaaaagaaaaggaaaGCATtccaataatatatacatatgtatgaGTATATAATGTAGCGTTTTTCTCTGACAAGcaattatacatatttcaCCTGAATATATCACCATACAGACTTATTTTCCATTCCAAATAAATTAAGGAAActttaaaacaattattaattaaataatgaatctatataataaaaaagcgAACTTTAAGTAGACAACATGCTTGAAATATCCTATCAAATTAACGAGTATAAGTTTTtgaatttacaaaatatatatcaatataattataaaaaaaaaatccttatatattattttccccaaaaataatatatactgtaagaaatataataatgtgaaaaaaacaacgttatccatttattttatcatataattGTACTACCATTCTTTAAgaattatacaaattaaaatattgaaataaCACACACATACGCATATGTATACATGATTGTACGTTTActtatgttattttttacatatataaacaagTAAAATACTTTATTATACACAAATGACAACTCATTCGTGCAAATACTTATTCAAGCAAGTTATTAAATCATGTAATACAACATTTAATTCGGATGTAGAAGCAAAACGGAATGTATTAAACGATGTCAAAAATATGATCAGggaacaaataaaaataaaagaagaaaacgATATTAAACAACAATTAATTGAAGCAAatgattttattaaaaatcatataattCAAGCGGTTTATAATAACAACACTGGAAATTATAAAgttgaattaaaaaaggagCAAGTCCAAAGGGGATCTATAACATTAGGGACTAAAATAGAAAACAAGTTTCCATTTTAATTAGCCATTTCAATGCACATTGGTGGCTGACTAATACAGATAAACATAgaaaattcatatttttcagtaaaaatgaataaaaaataaatgacaTATATGAACAAGCAAAGCAAATACGATTTAattgatataatatttgcAGATGTTGTTTTATCCTAAATACTTCCTACAATTTTTAGTTTTcacatttatattgtttCGAAATGTTTATGTTTCCTGTTTTTATAACATGCTTATCAATACAACCGTATCATTCATTCGTACATTTGCATATTCTACATAACTTTTAAATCAGCATGTTATGCTAAATGACCagtttaaaataatatattttttaagaaaTACGTTATAAACgtatttaaaatagttaTTTGTATACACACacaataaaaacatatccataaatataattgttcATGTGTACACATTTTGGAAAGTCTTAACACAATATGTAggtattaaaaaagtataaaaataaataatatgcaaaTTCCAATTtgcatttaaattaattataaaaaatatatcaaacaTGCAAATATCATGGTAAGACAATgaaattgtaaatattaaaactaATCAAACTCATGAAAACTGAAAactaaaaacaaataagaataaaatgagaaaaaaaaagtctAATGTAAATAGAAATTccctataaaaaatacaatagtGCGTgtgaaaaatgtttatgGGAATTATTCTTCGAGATAGAATTACAGTTTCATTAATACTATGAATATACacagaaaaaatatatatatatattccctTTTCGATCCGATTTCTATATCTAATACAAACCAgtgaaaacaaaaattataataccAACCAATATAGACAAcgaataatttatatctgAATTAGGGTCATTTTtaagtttatatttatttcctcCTCGATattcattatcattttctaattcacaaaatatatttggcataattttgtttccACCAATACATAAAgcattatttgttttactaGATATCTTATATCCCTTTTGACATTtaatttcaattttttctcccactatataatattccTTGTTTGGATTATAAATCATATGGGTTTCTTTTGGTGGTTTAACACATATTTCTTCTTCGggtaaattatattttttttttatttttcttagtTCTGCTTCACTTTCAGCTAACAATGCACCTTCTAATAAAACAGATGGACTAGGTTTGGTGTTCAAATTTATGCAAATGTTAGTTTCTATCGTAACAATatcttcatatttattattgttttgaGGATAACTcgtattttctttatttaatgaattATGAAAGTCATGTTCTATCACCTCTTTTTCAATTGAAATATGCGTATCATTATCcaaatcatatttattatcttcatttatatttatattacttATTTTACTGTCATTGTCAATTGGTTCAGCGATGATTTTCACACTATTTTCTGCCAATTCCGAAAATGAACCAGTTATaccattttctttttcaatattgttttgaatatttacattttcttCCAATTTACTTTCAagattactattattattatttctataatttaatgatttatttttttcgagATTTTTctcaaatttatttgtgtCATCAAGATTCTTGCTAacttcatttatatttccttctgtattttttttatccatttgtatattattttgagaATCGGGTGTTGTAACACTTGAAATTGATTTgtccatattattatttatatcatttttatcctCATAAGTCTCGttcattttattactttCGATGTCATCATCATCTTCGTCATCGTCCTTAAAATAATCATCATCGATTTCATCTAAGTCAATATCAGATTCACCATCATCATCATCGtcatcatcatttttttttccatcatttttattttccttatCTGCACTATTTCCtttcttctttttattatttaattttatctctaaaagtgaaataaatttttcatcTTTAGCAATACTTACTGGATTATTTGTTCTTAAAAT
Protein-coding sequences here:
- a CDS encoding lysine decarboxylase, putative, encoding MYGNNMFENRNTENDYMNTNNSTMDIDTESGVYLDKERKNQFDTYPFNLKQNKSVILKRMRRRNKYENIDLLEKYININNATNVCSLRIKLWEALMLYVNKVNVELIYFIINCLEEIEVYWGEEAKNALQDIISLINDKKYKEVSNKIGEILSSLSVTSGKVNDDSQFFYTLIVSGKREEYHNNNLNINNNNINMNTNNNYNSNNNNSNYFNSDLSCELNKFLQYEQNRFSNQNNNKKLEYKIVEVNNAKEALLACLINPQILSVVLVDNLIIDDETKNDSNNNNNLFFNFNDNNSLNKNYIMNYNMPNNFKAKQNMCYNNVMNNGGISCGASNNDHTKMSEKKSRNSRDGINSNDGETTSNNCINRDETRSDDRSSNSSRWNSARNNTSNIGDKNLTRNRIFLKNDYKFDIGDFVLGYDQLVSAPLEKMKKGYNSLVILIKSIAYIRSSVDIFCVCTSITLDKLRSVNNKIIRIFTTHDDHSDLHESILDGVKKKIKTPFFNALKLYAERPIGVFHALAISKGNSVRRSRWIQSLLDFYGVNLFKAESSATCGGLDSLLDPHGSLKEAQIMAARAYGSKYCFFVTNGTSSSNKIVMQALVKPGDIILVDRACHKSHHYGFVLCQALPCYLDPYPISRYGIYGAIPIYVIKKTLLEYRNSNKLHLVKMIILTNCTFDGIVYNVKRVMEECLAIKSDLIFLFDEAWFAYACFHPILKFRTAMAVAEKMRSKEHKKLYYKIHNKLLKKFGNVKSLNDVPSDTLLKTRLYPNPAEYKVRVYATQSIHKSLTSLRQGSVILISDDNFESDAYTPFKEAYYTHMSTSPNYQILATLDAGRAQMELEGYGLVEKQVEAAFLIRRELSEDPMISRYFRILNEDDLIPDSLRQCCIAYMNAGNTNRRNGKKKHNHRKKTKKGKKNRDHEKESDNDRNQHDEINTQKQFLMDHDSYSSRYNSANASYSCISSKHAKGGMSEPLGNMKCNAHRNNSNNIPPSECINQGYVGNTYMKNKLGNNVCPSNDLPNNGIISNRNNGENEMNNFKKCNDKNDERNINGEDTINCTSNFENEQYKDRKMGNEVEKTTNKKSINKKNESYKYINSITNDSSSNCDENTVKCVCADCIKNENIDKVNDETRSRCSDSESSDDCDEIDIYDKDKLCSKSNSINNFLEYFECSWLSEDEFVLDPTRITLFTGYSGIDGDTFKVKWLMDKYGIQINKTSINSVLFQTNIGTTGSSCLFLKSCLSLISQELDQKKTLFNERDLNHFNESVYNLVYNYIELSQFSDFHPLFKKKYKDSNGKDSNIFNREGDLRKAFYLAYEEDYVEYILMADLKERVKHNEMVVSASFIIPYPPGFPVLVPGQIISNEILNYLSGLSVKEIHGYDENIGFRCFYNFILNYFDNVIISDPYGYYQKIDKKLYDKLKHESLRQEKQKNIENSYYIYVYDNQKNRMKKLYLFNGNTNSSDKSIIADNFMDDEGASYSIVCSDANNGTAFTNNNTFSLVNSNNMRKNTRSHSKNINNNVTSEIHYRDNDEDMYKGDNKNINIIPPNFISTKNKMNNEQESFCKTGFNQNVGKNYDEKNIDSINFTKTLDNDESSTKNNLDNMHLASEKKKIYGHVLKKNSNKKYVLKGKEIKRHYCISNEKKNNKYNMLLTKMKNDGSEIPKNEMCLNNNSFTNMQNHDFDHKTNRLIRENYFHDNTYKKSEQNNNDFDSQVNMKREDHYSVNADNNIETASTHYNKINICNNEESKNPENMGNHTKSEFGNAQKISKNINCCPNNRHSSCLTNESKEYFNKMSEYMQGNHQNTNTNSLLDMHYMKKFSKFNKSDDGKYNKKSNSYCLNKKMNTSNIIMDRKITKNDLLVEYRNGLNGNDEKLNNDRALNNYVRGSGREKGNYSDYSNSSKRLNKTTYTKRDGENIQKEMNNVTNESSYGPSNKLLNINNSCFNRHEENYNNDNEKENCDDASTNYVTKDMQEMNEGNVNTNNYSNCNCTNNDETENNRNCNNIKCGQNNNRNQSNTLCCMQDGECKHVDGNSNIGHVNISNVQVKNEIKLCVNNFHINENDMQVNSIIVEKDTDKNSIRKLNTLNNNSYINNLITNVDDDTYIHKEGNFFLECALTNSEINCSSFDMDISLNNAYGNEGNNDTKECRNYEGDKKNNF
- a CDS encoding apical sushi protein, putative translates to MNTIYNVIAYILCYKILVEGKEANGVSFLNIFNKSDSIINDQRFEPLDLTKNLAGTGVTEFDNASKTDEDDDHSFRRSKLSFIQNEINKNVEPSNKDKNEKDKSVDSKKNGETFHSEKSKITNEEIIKNGEDFYINEGVTEYGYNNDEEFYNSFHVNNNNNPVKINSLCFGLADSDSCQQNSNCFYDEIYKTCFQKCSLLNERDCLKYSECKYENGACENHGFLSIKVFDNDFGEDIRSCELFESEESCYLMETRYKKSDNNNRTNFNCVWLTYKQEIKKNIKNENDNMEKIDTNATISQNIETEKQNDRNMNYILRTNNPVSIAKDEKFISLLEIKLNNKKKKGNSADKENKNDGKKNDDDDDDDGESDIDLDEIDDDYFKDDDEDDDDIESNKMNETYEDKNDINNNMDKSISSVTTPDSQNNIQMDKKNTEGNINEVSKNLDDTNKFEKNLEKNKSLNYRNNNNSNLESKLEENVNIQNNIEKENGITGSFSELAENSVKIIAEPIDNDSKISNININEDNKYDLDNDTHISIEKEVIEHDFHNSLNKENTSYPQNNNKYEDIVTIETNICINLNTKPSPSVLLEGALLAESEAELRKIKKKYNLPEEEICVKPPKETHMIYNPNKEYYIVGEKIEIKCQKGYKISSKTNNALCIGGNKIMPNIFCELENDNEYRGGNKYKLKNDPNSDINYSLSILVGIIIFVFTGLY